GGTCATGAGGGCAGATTTCACGGCAGCTGGGCTCCATGCCGGGTGGGCCTTCCGGAGCAAAGCCGCTAACCCGCTAACGTGAGGACAGGACATGGAGGTACCAGAGATGATATTGAAATCCACACGCCTAGGGTCGAATTCCAGATCGGTCGGACCAACTGCGCCGGTCCAACCGGCTAGGATGTTGACGCCGGGAGCTATCACATCCGGTTTGAGAATTTCCGGCGTCTGGTGGTTGGGACCACGACTCGAGAAGGCAGCGACTTTGGGAGCAGCGGGTGAGGATCCTATCATCGTTCCCCGGGAGACAATGGTGGCCGTCGGCGATGGATTCGATCGGGCGTATTCACGGATCTTGTCAGCTGCGCTTTGACCAACCATGGTCGCAGGGATGAGATGAGAGTCGGCGATGAGCTCCTCCCCACTCTCGGCGGTGTTCGCCATTATCAACCCGATTCCGCCGGCGGTCTTGACTGCACTCCCTTTCTCCACTCTCGCGTTACCGCCGCGATCGCAGATAACAATCTTCCCAGCTACTTTGGAGGAATCCAGATCCCCGGAGTAGCAATACCTGCTACCGCAGTCGGCAGCGTAGACAAGGGGGTAATTCTGTCCGTCGAGCGGATCGCCAGAGTAAAGAGAGACTCCGCCGAAGACTCTTCCATCACCGAGGACCACATCCGCAGGGAATTCCCTATCTATGGTAGAGGCACCGACGGTGAGAATCCAGGGGGCGATGTTGACAGCAGTGGAAGGACCAGGTCCAGAGTTCCCAGCCGAGCAGGACACAAGCACTCCTTTCTGGGCGGCTCCGAAGGCTCCGATCGCAATCGAATCATGGTCGTAACGAGGGGCATAGCCACCGGCTCCGACGGACAGAGAGATAACATCGACACCGTCGGCAACAGCTTGGTCCATGGCGGCGAGTATATCGGAGTCGAAGCAACCTACGCTCCAGCAGATCTTGTAGGCGGCAATTCTCGCTTTCGTGGCCATCCCTCTCGCTTCTCCGACGGCGTATTTGAATAAACCAGCATTTTCAACGGCAGATCCAGCGGCCGTAGATGAGGTATGGGTGCCGTGACCTTCTGTGTCCCTGGGAGACTTGGATTCGAGGGACTCATTAATTGGCCTTCCCATGGCAGCCTCGTACCCTTTATAGAAAGCTCTGGCACCTATGATCTTCCTGCTACAAGCCGGGAAATCAGGCCCAGTTTCGCAGATGCCCTTAAAAGTGGATGGTACAATTGACAACCCGGAATCGGAAAAGCTGGGCCGCTCAGGCCAGATTCCCGTATCAAGGACGCCAATGACAACATCGTCGGCGTAATCGGAATTGGGCCAGATACCGGAAGCATCGACGAGGCCGAGGAATTTAGGGGTGTGGGTGGTGTGGAGGTGGCGGATCCGGTCGGGGATGACGGAGAGGACGCCTGGAAAGCGGCGAACCTGGGCTGCTTGAGAGTGGGTGAGGCGGACAGAGAAGCCGGAGGCGGCGTGATTATAAGTATAGATGATTTGAGAAGGGTGAGGTGAGTGAGGGAGAGATCGGAGAATTGAGGCGTACCAGTGATGGTGGGTTGTGAACAGCGGCGGTTTCTCTGATGACGAAACGTGGATGATGAAGGTCTCCGACTCCGATCCAGAttggttagaagaagaagaagagatcgcAGACGGGAGAAGACAAAGgccaaaaaagagaaagagaacgaAGGAGATGAAAGGAACGATAGTCATCCTTCCCTCCATTTCTGCTATTCTTCGGATTCTGAGTGGGAGATTTCTGTTTTTATCCAGAGAATTGGGGGGAGATACTTCGCAAGTGATGACCTCATCATCTGATAACTTGTACTCCAGTGCGTAGGGGAGAAATggaatctaaaaaaaaaaacaatttgttGGTCGAACGAATCTCAAAATGATCTGAGTTGGAGATTTTTGCATTTAGCCAGAGAATTGGGGGAGATACTTCGCAAGTGATGACCTCATCACCTGATTGAGAAATggaatctaaaaaaaaaacaatttgttGGTCGAACGAATCTCAAAATGATCTGAGTTGGAGATTTTTGCATTTAGCCAGAGAATTGGGGGAGATACTTCGCAAGTGATGACCTCATCACCTGATTATTTGTGGATGGAATCTCAAAATTTAAAGAGGGTTAGAGTTGGACACAATATCGCCTTCTTGATTGGACagtttttttgaaattttgttgtttATGAATGTTGAGAAATAATAATAGCGTATAGAGTGTAATTACCACAAAAAAGACAAAGTGCAGAGAGTAAAGATcgtggatccacatcctcaacATCCAAAGGTCGTACTTTCATCCCTTGAGTTTACTGCACACCACCTGACCTGATAATCATTCAACGattgttatttaaaaaattcaaattattttgaaatccAGATGAGATTTATTTGAACCATCTTAAATTTCAAATCAACCTCACCTGATCGGtttaaaacaaatcaaatcgAACTTATTTCTTTCAAATTAAACCCATTTCACTCATCTGCCTAGGTTTTCAAATCGAACGAAAAATCCCAACAGAACCTCTCTCGAatccctccctctctcactcatcCCTCTCACGACTTCTTAGTGGCAACGGCAACAAGCTGTTGCTACTTTTCTGGTGTACTTGCCCTAACCTGAATCTcgatctcctctctcactcactcTGGAAATACTCTCTCGTGCCTCCCTCATTCTCTCTGTGTTCCAGATGACCCTTATGCTCTTTACAAACCCTAAGTGAGAAAACTAGTTATAACAGATTTTCCATCTTGTTTGATCCAAAGGAAaagctttgatttcttttttgggaagtagttttctgtacaggagtatggcctacgtcagcactcccatgtatctatctctcttctccttaaaacaaggggggtagaggtatcttttcacatagggaggagagagatagactcataggagtgtTGCAAGCTATCACTGTTAACGATTTAGTGGGAACCGACTGCCAAGACATTATCTTCTCCATCACAAACCCAGCTTCTAATCCTCCAATACACACTATTTAGATTATTCGGGACATCCAACAGCTGCTCTGTTACCTTTATTCCAAGAAGCACCAAGTTGCTGATGCCTTGGCCTGGAAGGCTATGTCATTAACACGCATGACGTCTTGGCCGATTATCTCTCCATGGATTGTTCATCTTTGTAATAGCGACTCCATGTATCCTTCGCATTCTTATCAATATATTTcaatttaccccaaaaaaaaaagaaagggctGATGCCTTGGCCTGGAAGGCTATGTCATTACAGCACATGACGTCTTGACCGATTATCTCTCCATGGATTGTTCATCTTTGTAATAGCGACTTCATGTGTCCTTCGCATTCTTAtcaataaattttaatttaacaaaaaaaaaagggttgtgGCCTGTGGGGGCATACTTGGTCTGATGGTCCTCCTgtaaaagttttatttttttagggggtTAAG
The sequence above is a segment of the Telopea speciosissima isolate NSW1024214 ecotype Mountain lineage chromosome 7, Tspe_v1, whole genome shotgun sequence genome. Coding sequences within it:
- the LOC122667971 gene encoding subtilisin-like protease SBT1.4, with translation MEGRMTIVPFISFVLFLFFGLCLLPSAISSSSSNQSGSESETFIIHVSSSEKPPLFTTHHHWYASILRSLPHSPHPSQIIYTYNHAASGFSVRLTHSQAAQVRRFPGVLSVIPDRIRHLHTTHTPKFLGLVDASGIWPNSDYADDVVIGVLDTGIWPERPSFSDSGLSIVPSTFKGICETGPDFPACSRKIIGARAFYKGYEAAMGRPINESLESKSPRDTEGHGTHTSSTAAGSAVENAGLFKYAVGEARGMATKARIAAYKICWSVGCFDSDILAAMDQAVADGVDVISLSVGAGGYAPRYDHDSIAIGAFGAAQKGVLVSCSAGNSGPGPSTAVNIAPWILTVGASTIDREFPADVVLGDGRVFGGVSLYSGDPLDGQNYPLVYAADCGSRYCYSGDLDSSKVAGKIVICDRGGNARVEKGSAVKTAGGIGLIMANTAESGEELIADSHLIPATMVGQSAADKIREYARSNPSPTATIVSRGTMIGSSPAAPKVAAFSSRGPNHQTPEILKPDVIAPGVNILAGWTGAVGPTDLEFDPRRVDFNIISGTSMSCPHVSGLAALLRKAHPAWSPAAVKSALMTTAYNLDNAGQNIKDLANGGESTPFVHGAGHVDPNRALNPGLVYDMGVNDYVAFLCAVGFNSKQIAIFVRDQSPVDCASYSPSLGSPGDLNYPSFSVVFKPGSDVVSYSRVVTNVGSSLDVVYEAKVWGPSTVKITVSPSKLVFSAANQSLGYSITFSSSASSINDQTAAMSAAFGGIEWSDGTHRVTSPIAIRWSQSYDYDISSYLSNSNVEAGKSGL